A single region of the Podospora pseudopauciseta strain CBS 411.78 chromosome 1, whole genome shotgun sequence genome encodes:
- the RGD1 gene encoding Rho GTPase-activating protein (EggNog:ENOG503NVC8; BUSCO:EOG092620CR; COG:T), translating into MSLGGDTTTGTAPEQGATSPISAPQTQSDEPSPQVQDVLSSEIGISVMLNRLKQSIASAKEFSNFLKKRSALEDEHANSLKKICRQSQESMARSEHRGGSFATAYEEMMVIHDRMADNGLQFAMSLHQMSEDLQELAAIAEKSRKGWKQNGLSAEHRVVELETAMRKSKAKYDSLAEEYDRARTGDTTGRQGGKVFGLRSHKSGAQHEEDLLRKAQVADQDYQTKVQVAHTERKELLERTRPETVKALQDIVKECDSGLVLQMQKFASFNEKLVLSNGLSISPLKNGSEGRSLRESILSINNDKDLNDYLASQHAKVPPKASLPQYEHNHLIDASTRAPATTYTQKQSQTPSSAQPPLPQPGMFQQNARTSTFSETVANVQNQGPYGHNYGQSTSSIPILGNPSSQALHERSFSHGSAMGPGPGAASQQQYGQRGSTPQQTQPPPGSRFNGAYNSPSSRDGPPQLGALPFQSSQPQQPQQTNFSQLPSQQTASGPVSNSLQQHPVVPPQPHRNSPPIAPQMAPSRPVFGVSLTRLYERDGLAVPMVVYQCIQAVDLFGLNVEGIYRLSGSVPAVNKLKTLFDTDSSSSNLDFRNPENFFHDVNSVAGLLKQFFRDLPDPLMTREHYSACIDAAKNEDDIVRRDSLHAIINNLPDPNYATLRALTLHLHRVIENSGANRMSSQNLAIVFGPTLMGTAPGSAIADAGWQVRVIDTILQNTFQIFDEDD; encoded by the exons ATGTCCCTTGGAGgagacaccaccaccgggacCGCCCCAGAGCAGGGCGCCACTTCACCAATATCAGCGCCGCAGACTCAGAGCGATGAACCATCGCCACAGGTCCAAGATGTTCTTTCATCAGAG ATCGGTATCTCGGTGATGTTAAACCGACTGAAGCAAAGCATTGCTTCGGCCAAG GAGTTTTCCAATTTCCTGAAGAAACGATCGGCGCTCGAGGATGAACATGCGAATTCGTTAAAGAAGATATGCCGGCAGTCACAAGAGAGTATGGCCCGATCCGAGCATCGTGGCGGATCTTTTGCGACAGCATACGAAGAGATGATGGTCATTCACGACCGAATGGCGGACAACGGGCTGCAGTTTGCTATGTCCCTGCATCAGATGTCCGAGGACCTTCAGGAACTGGCTGCCATCGCCGAGAAGTCCAGAAAGGGATGGAAACAAAATGGCCTGTCTGCCGAACATCGCGTGGTCGAACTTGAGACGGCTATGAGGAAGTCCAAAGCCAAGTACGACTCTCTTGCTGAAGAATATGACCGGGCTCGCACCGGAGATACTACTGGGCGCCAGGGAGGCAAggtgtttgggttgaggAGCCACAAGTCAGGCGCACAGCACGAGGAGGATCTGCTACGAAAGGCCCAAGTTGCGGATCAAGACTATCAGACAAAGGTGCAAGTTGCCCATACCGAACGAAAGGAGCTGCTTGAAAGGACGAGGCCTGAGACGGTCAAGGCGCTGCAAGATATTGTCAAGGAGTGTGATTCGGGGTTAGTGCTGCAGATGCAGAAATTTG CCTCGTTCAATGAAAAACTGGTCCTCAGCAATGGCCTTAGTATCAGCCCCTTGAAGAATGGATCTGAGGGACGCAGTCTCCGCGAGTCGATTCTGTCCATTAATAACGACAAGGATTTGAATGACTACCTCGCCAGCCAACATGCCAAGGTGCCGCCAAAGGCTTCTCTGCCGCAGTATGAACACAATCAT CTCATTGATGCCTCGACTCGTGCTCCAGCAACAACTTACACACAAAAACAGTCACAAACCCCTAGCTCTGCCCAGCCCCCGCTTCCACAACCCGGAATGTTTCAACAAAACGCGAGGACGAGCACTTTCTCTGAGACTGTTGCCAATGTCCAAAACCAAGGCCCGTATGGTCATAACTATGGCCAGAGTACCAGCTCGATTCCCATATTAGGTAATCCCTCCTCTCAAGCACTGCACGAGAGGAGTTTCAGTCACGGGAGCGCAATGGGACCAGGACCTGGAGCGGCCAGCCAACAACAGTATGGACAGCGTGGTTCGACGCCCCAacaaacacaaccaccacctggGTCGAGATTTAATGGAGCATACAACTCTCCCTCGTCCCGCGACGGGCCTCCACAACTTGGTGCCCTTCCTTTCCAATCTTCTCAGCCCCAGCAGCCTCAACAAACCAATTTCAGCCAGCTTCCTTCGCAGCAAACTGCCAGCGGCCCGGTATCCAACTCACTTCAACAACATCCGGTCGTCCCTCCGCAACCTCATCGGAACTCGCCTCCCATTGCACCTCAGATGGCACCATCTCGTCCCGTGTTTGGTGTCAGTCTCACCAGATTGTACGAGCGGGATGGCTTGGCCGTGCCGATGGTGGTATATCAGTGCATCCAGGCGGTGGATTTGTTTGGTCTGAACGTTGAAGGCATCTATCGACTTTCGGGTTCTGTACCCGCCGTCAACAAGCTCAAGACTCTGTTTGATACGGACTCGAGCTCCAGCAATCTCGACTTTAGAAACCCGGAGAACTTCTTCCATGATGTCAACAGTGTTGCTGGCTTGTTGAAGCAGTTCTTCCGGGATCTGCCTGATCCGCTGATGACGAGGGAGCATTACAGTGCCTGCATTGATGCAGCTA AAAACGAAGATGACATTGTGCGTCGCGACTCGCTCCACGCAATCATAAACAACCTTCCGGACCCAAACTACGCCACACTTCGGGCTCTTACTCTGCATCTTCACAGGGTCATTGAGAATTCGGGGGCAAACCGCATGAGCTCGCAGAACCTGGCCATTGTGTTCGGTCCCACGCTCATGGGCACGGCACCGGGGTCGGCCATAGCGGATGCTGGTTGGCAGGTGCGTGTTATTGACACGATCTTGCAGAACACGTTTCAGATTTTTGATGAAGATGACTGA
- the AL1 gene encoding phytoene dehydrogenase AL-1 (EggNog:ENOG503NY26; COG:H), with translation MANEKPRTAIVIGAGAGGIAISARLAKAGLKVTVLEKNDFTGGRCSIFRSKAGFRFDQGPSLLLLPNLFRETFADFGTTLEAEGVELLQCFPNYDIWFSDGAVFRSSTDTAAMKREIEKWEGPDGFQRYLNWLAEAHGHYEISLQHVLHRNFTNHAQLADPTFVAPTIALHPLESIWSRTTRYFWSDRLRRVFTFATMYMGMSPYDAPSTYSLLQYTELAEGIWYPKGGFQTILAAIERIGRRLGVQYRLNTPVAKVLTGGPDGKTATGVLLESGEKLEADLVIVNADLVYAYNNLFPQESENKSVGPTITPYANDLSKREASCSSISFYWSFSKKIPELGTHNIFLADEYKESFDAIFKRHTLPSDPSFYINVPSRVDPTAAPPDKDAVICLIPVGHLSATHPASSWPSLVASAKKAVLATVEKRTGLKNLESLIMEETINSPPEWQAKFNLDRGAILGLSHSFFNVLSFRPRTRAKGVRNAYFVGASTHPGTGVPIVLAGAKITAEQILGDKKMEVPWVPLREWKGDVQAKQGNEKRGEGRLDLVKRPLWTDDWNLFLWSVIGLLGVVVVFLAGPAAWGNGGFVGDW, from the exons ATGGCGAATGAGAAGCCAAGGACCGCGATTGTCATCG GCGCTGGAGCTGGTGGAATTGCCATTTCTGCTCGTTTGGCAAAGGCGGGGTTGAAGGTCACGGTTCTGGAAAAGAACGACTTCACGGGTGGGAGATGCAGTATCTTCAGGTCCAAGGCCGGGTTTCGTTTTGACCAAGGCCCttcgttgctgctgctgccaaacTTGTTTCGTGAGACTTTTGCGGATTTCGGCACCACACTCGAGGCTGAGGGTGTAGAGCTGCTACAATGCTTTCCCAATTATGAT ATTTGGTTCTCTGATGGCGCTGTCTTCAGGAGCAGCACTGACACAGCTGCCATGAAAAGAGAGATCGAGAAGTGGGAGGGGCCAGATGGTTTTCAACGGTATCTCAACTGGCTGGCAGAAGCTCACGGTCACTACGAGATCAGCCTGCAGCACGTCCTACATCGCAACTTCACCAACCACGCCCAGCTTGCCGACCCAACTTTCGTCGCACCCACCATCGCCCTTCACCCGCTTGAAAGCATCTGGAGCCGAACCACTCGTTACTTCTGGTCAGACCGTCTCCGGAGAGTATTCACCTTCGCCACCATGTACATGGGCATGTCACCTTACGACGCCCCCAGCACCTACAGTCTTCTGCAGTACACCGAGCTTGCCGAGGGCATCTGGTACCCCAAAGGCGGCTTTCAAACCATCCTCGCGGCCATCGAACGTATTGGCCGTCGTCTAGGCGTGCAATACCGTCTCAACACCCCCGTAGCTAAAGTCCTAACTGGCGGACCAGACGGCAAGACCGCCACGGGAGTCCTTCTGGAGTCTggcgagaagctggaggccGACCTCGTTATTGTCAACGCTGATCTTGTTTACGCCtacaacaacctcttccctcAAGAATCCGAGAACAAATCCGTCGGCCCAACAATCACCCCTTACGCCAATGACCTCTCCAAGCGTGAAGCCTCCTGCagctccatctccttctacTGGAGTTTCTCCAAAAAGATCCCCGAGCTGGGCACCCACAACATTTTTCTCGCGGATGAGTACAAGGAGTCGTTTGATGCCATTTTCAAAAGGCACACCCTCCCATCTGATCCATCTTTC TACATCAACGTCCCCTCCCGCGTCGACCCAACAGCTGCACCCCCAGATAAGGACGCCGTAATCTGCCTCATCCCCGTAGGCCACCTCTCCGCCACGCACCCGGCCTCCTCCTGGCCCTCCCTCGTCGCCTCGGCCAAAAAGGCCGTCCTGGCCACGGTAGAGAAGCGCACCGGCCTCAAGAACCTCGAATCGTTGATCATGGAGGAAACGATCAACTCTCCCCCCGAATGGCAGGCCAAGTTCAACCTCGACCGCGGCGCCATCCTGGGCCTGTCccactccttcttcaacgtcctctccttccgcccgaggacgagggcgaagggggtgaggaatGCGTATTTTGTCGGGGCGAGCACGCACCCTGGCACGGGGGTTCCGATTGTCCTTGCCGGGGCGAAGATTACGGCGGAGCAGATCTTGGGGGATAAGAAGATGGAGGTTCCTTGGGTGCCGCTGAGGGAGTGGAAGGGGGATGTGCAGGCGAAGCAGGGGAATgaaaagaggggggaggggaggttggattTGGTGAAGAGGCCGTTGTGGACGGATGATTGGAATTTGTTTTTGTGGAGTGTGATTGGGTtattgggggtggtggtggttttccTTGCTGGACCGGCTGCTTGGGGGAACggggggtttgtgggggaTTGGTAA
- the TES1 gene encoding acyl-CoA thioesterase (COG:I; EggNog:ENOG503NXST), whose amino-acid sequence MENRATLLRPPPPDPNKAPIENVLEVTELAVLGPNIFTNARKPWHPPGARGIYGGAVIAMCLAAAQRTVADDFLPHSCHCYFLLAGASNLPILFHVEQVRDGRSFATRTVQARQRGRCIFTTTISFVKDGSSGAPGTQVSHSSAMPIDPATKLPVQPPPDDYDGEPPSMTQGPFQGTQIQIISPSGTSTDPRDKKTRQWLRSRGKITGGTAAHLEALAYISDSYFIGTVTRLHNLWRFPQFKPEDFDKLKPDMQEKVRTLHQWEGMGDDPRDMAGRPTLGMMVSLDHTIYFHEPKRVKADEWMMNEMESPWAGDGRGVVMQKIFAKDGTLLATCVQEGLVRLQPPEKEAKESKL is encoded by the exons ATGGAGAACCGCGCAACATTGCTCAGGCCGCCACCTCCCGACCCCAACAAGGCGCCCATTGAAAATGTCTTGGAAGTGACAGAGTTGGCTGTGTTAGGTCCT AACATCTTCACCAATGCCCGCAAACCCTGGCACCCGCCGGGAGCTCGTGGCATTTACGGCGGTGCCGTAATCGCCATGTGCCTCGCCGCCGCTCAGCGCACCGTAGCCGACGACTTCCTCCCCCACTCCTGCCACTGttacttcctcctcgccggcgcctccaacctccccatcctcttccacgTCGAGCAGGTCCGCGACGGCCGCAGCTTCGCAACTCGCACCGTCCAGGCCCGCCAACGGGGCCGCTgcatcttcaccaccaccatctcctttGTCAAGGATGGCTCCTCCGGTGCCCCGGGAACACAAGTCTCCCACTCCAGCGCTATGCCCATCGACCCAGCCACCAAACTCCCCGTCCAACCCCCGCCCGACGACTACGACGGTGAACCCCCCTCCATGACCCAAGGCCCCTTCCAAGGAACACAGATCCAAATCATTTCCCCCAGCGGCACGTCCACCGATCCCCGCGATAAAAAGACACGCCAATGGCTGCGGTCAAGAGGGAAAATCACCGGTGGCACCGCCGCCCATCTTGAGGCGTTGGCCTACATCAGCGACAGCTACTTCATCGGCACCGTAACTAGACTTCACAACCTGTGGAGGTTCCCCCAGTTCAAACCAGAAGACTTTGACAAGCTGAAGCCCGACATGCAGGAGAAGGTCAGGACGCTGCATCagtgggaggggatgggtgATGATCCGAGGGACATGGCTGGACGACCGACGTTGGGCATGATGGTGAGCTTGGACCATACGATTTATTTCCACGAGCCGAAGAGGGTCAAGGCGGATGAGTGGATGATGAATGAGATGGAGAGTCCGTGGgcgggggatgggaggggggtggtgatgcagAAGATTTTTGCAAAGGACGGGACGTTGTTGGCTACTTGTGTGCAGGAG GGTCTTGTGAGGTTGCAGCCGCCTGAAAAGGAAGCGAAGGAGTCGAAGTTGTAG
- a CDS encoding hypothetical protein (COG:I; EggNog:ENOG503NUG8), whose amino-acid sequence MSDAGESSHRRTKSSALSLLRRKATGGAGDDNMSTASVEDTGAASTSLAGDSTTATSHASLTNAHQHSRGHSSKLSVSGNTMGRTPSHNAPSVSGAKSPNPLDKGASLESSVRKFRIVEALRNGDTASISKAIRESAEGGPRTSTSSFNTTTGPLEDTTILHLAIQCAEQPVVEYVLSDGAGSLDINARDKDGNTPLHIAAAQGRSHVVGLLLANKEINDAIANNQGRLPIDLARNPEIFQQLQLSRSLFAENKIRQVQDLILHGEFKVLEQVLEEPRFKTVLDINSTEFASDPVTVQAGGTLLHEAARAKNTRLIQVLLLHGADPFRRDRKGKLPQDVTKDEITRAMLKKSPAAVAAQRGIQEKAVLGSAAQGVINATPGDPLAGREAREMKGYLKKWTNYRKGYQLRWFVLEDGVLSYYKHQDDAGSACRGAINMRIAKLHMSADEKTKFEIIGKSSVKYTLKANHEVEAKRWFWALNNSIQWTKDQAKEEERQKAHNAELLKQAKAEISGTSNSEPPSENASYIEPRGSIQLSRMHSSGKSHKSGLHGAGTVDSHDDDEFADAATEAGKTDHHGEGDYEDDDYGEGSSGQDAPPVNKDAFNITAQSAKLQLDTMAHVTAALLQEASKNPSLTLGDTKASQALSTYDAAIRSLTGLIGDLLRISKDRDAYWQYRLDRESEMRRMWEDSMAQVAKEQESLEARVSEAEAKRKATKRILKQAVETGILDESQTLPPPAASTSAAVTPAIAATTAPQDSTQVETAAADSVSAKSPALGGLSRRETVITQIADISDSESDEEEFFDAVDAGQVEVSQLPPSEIAEAKSENQIVVSGENDISDAFKGYENGIRTRLKMEADNRPKISLWGILKSMIGKDMTKMTLPVSFNEPTSLLYRCGEDMEYADLLDLAADRSDSIERLLYVSAFAASEYASTIGRVAKPFNPLLGETFEYVRPDKNYRFFIEQVSHHPPIGAAWAESPKWTYYGESSVKSKFYGRSFDINPLGTWFLKLRPTHGGKEDFYTWRKVTSSVVGIMTGNPVVDNYGPMEIKNHTTGEVCHIEFKARGWKASSAYLLTGKVLDASGHVRFSLGGRWNSKIYARFTPGYEATVEEPAGGDSGSIYRGSLISADPNKAFLIWQANPRPEGIPFNLTPFVLTFNHIDDKLRPWIAPTDSRLRPDQRAMEDGEYDFAATEKNRLEEAQRARRREREARGEEFTPAWFSKAKCEITGEEYWQFNGEYWKRRQKAGPEGSYEEAWKGLEPIFK is encoded by the exons ATGTCGGACGCGGGGGAGAG TTCGCATCGACGAACGAAATCCTCTGCCCTTTCACTCCTGAGACGCAAAGCTACTGGCGGTGCCGGTGACGACAACATGTCTACAGCTTCGGTCGAGGACACTGGCGCAGCGAGCACCAGTCTTGCCGGCGATTCGACTACCGCAACATCCCACGCATCTCTTACCAACGCCCACCAACATTCCAGGGGCCACAGCTCCAAGCTCTCAGTCTCTGGGAACACCATGGGCCGTACACCATCACACAATGCCCCTTCGGTAAGCGGGGCTAAGTCTCCCAATCCGCTGGACAAGGGCGCCTCCCTCGAGTCATCCGTCAGAAAGTTCCGCATCGTTGAAGCTCTCCGCAACGGTGACActgcctccatctccaaagCCATCCGTGAAAGCGCCGAAGGGGGTCCCCGCACGAGCACCTCATCCTTCAACACAACAACCGGCCCCCTCGAAGATACCACAATACTTCACCTCGCCATCCAGTGTGCCGAGCAGCCCGTTGTTGAGTACGTTCTGTCTGACGGCGCTGGTTCTCTTGATATCAATGCTCGGGACAAGGATGGAAATACACCCCTTCATATCGCGGCAGCTCAGGGCCGTAGCCACGTGGTTGGACTTCTTCTAGCAAACAAGGAGATCAACGATGCCATCGCCAATAACCAGGGCCGCCTTCCAATCGATCTTGCCCGCAATCCCGAAATCTTCCAGCAGCTGCAGCTCTCGAGATCTCTGTTTGCTGAAAACAAGATCAGGCAAGTTCAGGATCTCATTCTCCACGGCGAGTTCAAAGTCTTGGagcaggtgttggaggaACCTCGTTTCAAAACAGTTTTGGATATCAACAGTACCGAATTTGCTTCGGACCCAGTTACAGTCCAGGCTGGGGGCACCCTCTTGCACGAAGCCGCACGCGCCAAGAACACTCGTCTAATTCAAGTTTTGCTTCTGCATGGCGCCGACCCCTTCCGCCGGGACCGCAAGGGCAAGCTCCCGCAAGATGTCACCAAGGACGAGATCACACGCGCCATGCTGAAGAAGTCACCAGCTGCCGTAGCGGCGCAAAGGGGGATCCAAGAGAAGGCCGTCCTGGGGTCTGCTGCCCAAGGCGTTATCAACGCGACTCCTGGTGATCCGCTTGCTGGCCGAGAGGCCCGCGAAATGAAAGGCTACCTCAAGAAATGGACCAACTATAGAAAGGGGTATCAGCTGCGGTGGTTTGTTCTGGAGGACGGCGTGTTGAGCTACTACAAGCACCAAGATGATGCAGGCTCAGCCTGCCGTGGTGCTATCAACATGCGCATCGCCAAGCTTCACATGAGCGCTGATGAGAAGACCAAGTTTGAGATCATCGGGAAGTCATCGGTCAAGTACACACTCAAGGCGAACCACGAAGTCGAAGCTAAGCGCTGGTTCTGGGCCCTTAACAACTCGATTCAGTGGACGAAAGACCAGGCtaaggaggaagagagacaAAAGGCCCATAACGCGGAGTTGCTGAAGCAGGCCAAAGCCGAGATTTCGGGTACTAGTAACTCTGAGCCACCTAGCGAGAACGCGAGCTACATTGAGCCCCGCGGCAGCATCCAGCTTTCACGGATGCACTCTTCCGGCAAGTCTCACAAGAGCGGACTTCATGGGGCTGGCACTGTGGacagccatgatgatgacgaatTTGCTGACGCGGCGACGGAGGCTGGCAAGACTGATCATCACGGCGAAGGTGATtatgaagatgatgattaTGGTGAGGGATCGAGTGGGCAGGATGCTCCGCCAGTGAATAAGGATGCTTTCAACATCACTGCCCAGTCGGCTAAGCTGCAGCTCGATACCATGGCACACGTCACAGCCGCACTACTTCAGGAGGCGAGCAAGAATCCCAGCCTGACTCTGGGCGATACTAAGGCCTCGCAAGCTCTGTCGACTTATGACGCCGCCATCCGCTCGCTTACTGGGCTTATTGGTGACCTTTTGCGCATCTCAAAGGACCGTGATGCCTACTGGCAGTATCGCCTTGACCGCGAAAGTGAGATGCGCCGGATGTGGGAAGACAGCATGGCCCAGGTAGCCAAGGAGCAAGAGTCCCTTGAGGCTCGCGTCAGTGAGGCTGAGGCCAAGAGAAAAGCTACCAAGCGCATCCTCAAACAGGCTGTTGAGACCGGCATTCTTGACGAGAGCCAGAcactaccaccacctgcTGCTTCCACTTCTGCTGCTGTTACTCCAGCTAtcgctgccaccaccgctcctcAGGATAGCACTCAGGTGGAGACGGCGGCAGCAGACTCTGTGAGCGCAAAGTCCCCTGCCCTGGGAGGCCTTTCGAGACGTGAGACAGTGATTACCCAGATCGCCGACATCTCGGATTCAGAGTCAGACGAGGAGGAATTCTTCGATGCAGTTGATGCCGGCCAGGTCGAAGTATCGCAGTTGCCACCGTCCGAGATCGCGGAAGCCAAGAGTGAAAACCAGATCGTTGTGTCGGGTGAGAACGACATCAGCGATGCCTTCAAGGGGTACGAAAATGGCATTCGAACCCGTCTGAAGATGGAAGCAGATAATAGGCCCAAGATTTCACTCTGG GGTATTCTGAAATCTATGATCGGAAAGGATATGACCAAAATGACCCTCCCCGTATCTTTCAACGAACCTACCTCTCTTCTGTACCGCTGCGGCGAGGACATGGAGTATGCTGACCTTTTGGATCTTGCGGCCGACCGCTCTGATTCGATTGAGCGTCTGCTCTACGTTTCTGCCTTTGCTGCCAGCGAATACGCCTCGACTATTGGTCGTGTAGCCAAGCCTTTCAACCCTTTGCTCGGTGAGACGTTTGAGTACGTTAGACCCGACAAGAACTACCGCTTCTTCATTGAGCAAGtcagccatcatcctcccatcGGTGCTGCTTGGGCCGAATCGCCCAAGTGGACCTACTACGGTGAATCTTCTGTCAAGTCAAAGTTTTACGGTCGTTCCTTCGACATCAATCCCCTCGGTACCTGGTTCCTCAAGCTCCGTCCCACCCACGGCGGCAAGGAGGACTTCTACACTTGGCGCAAGGTCACCTCGTCGGTCGTGGGTATCATGACCGGTAACCCAGTTGTTGACAACTACGGACCAATGGAGATCAAGAACCACACCACGGGTGAAGTCTGTCACATCGAGTTCAAGGCCCGAGGCTGGAAGGCTTCCAGCGCCTATCTCCTGACAGGCAAGGTGCTGGATGCCAGCGGCCATGTTCGGTTCAGCTTGGGTGGCAGGTGGAACTCCAAGATCTACGCCCGCTTCACACCAGGGTATGAGGCGACTGTCGAAGAGCCGGCGGGTGGTGACTCCGGGTCTATCTACCGGGGCAGTCTCATCTCGGCCGATCCCAACAAGGCTTTCCTCATCTGGCAGGCGAATCCCCGCCCCGAAGGCATCCCATTCAACCTCACTCCTTTTGTTCTGACGTTCAATCACATCGATGATAAGCTTCGCCCATGGATCGCGCCGACTGATTCCCGCCTGAGACCGGATCAGCGCGcgatggaggatggggagtaCGATTTTGCCGCTACGGAGAAGAACAGACTGGAGGAGGCGCAgagagcgaggagaagggagagggaggccaggggggaggagtttaCCCCGGCGTGGTTCAGCAAGGCGAAGTGTGAGATTACGGGAGAGGAATATTGGCAGTTTAATGGGGAGTAttggaagaggaggcagaAGGCGGGACCGGAAGGGAGTTATGAGGAGGCTTGGAAGGGTTTGGAGCCCATCTTTAAGTAG